The Patescibacteria group bacterium genome includes a window with the following:
- a CDS encoding FtsK/SpoIIIE domain-containing protein — protein sequence MPNIDINIKRNDPNARVPLEPFLDELIKSPSDKFIIPLGRDKDNKLHSIDLKECHHILSAGMALSGVGMFNRVALLSLIKQKDPKDLRIILIDPIRKFQNFYDIPHLLYPPIYYKDRQDTVLNTLKWSIAEMERRYEILAENNVHDMYSYNEKCNQTVLPNIIIFISELGEIIPNEEIEMVLVKILQMAKLIGIHLIISTQWITNKVITNLIKNNISSKLIFQVPSQNEADLLEAPGAEKLIGQGDMIFYGSSDQVLKLQGFHISDEKIEELLKIYK from the coding sequence ATGCCTAACATAGATATAAATATAAAAAGAAATGACCCAAATGCAAGGGTTCCTTTAGAACCATTTTTAGATGAATTAATAAAAAGTCCTAGTGATAAATTTATTATTCCACTTGGTAGAGATAAAGATAACAAATTACATTCTATAGATTTAAAGGAATGTCATCATATTTTAAGCGCTGGTATGGCTCTTTCTGGAGTTGGAATGTTTAACAGAGTTGCATTATTATCTTTAATAAAACAAAAAGATCCAAAAGACTTGAGAATTATTTTAATTGATCCTATTCGTAAATTTCAAAATTTTTATGATATTCCCCATCTATTATATCCACCTATTTATTATAAAGATCGGCAGGATACAGTTTTAAATACTTTGAAGTGGTCTATTGCTGAAATGGAAAGAAGGTATGAAATTTTAGCAGAGAATAATGTCCATGATATGTATTCTTATAATGAAAAATGTAACCAAACAGTACTTCCTAACATTATAATATTTATTAGTGAATTAGGTGAGATTATACCAAATGAAGAGATAGAGATGGTTTTAGTTAAAATTTTACAAATGGCTAAATTAATAGGAATTCATTTAATTATAAGTACTCAATGGATAACAAATAAAGTTATTACAAATTTAATTAAAAATAATATTAGTTCTAAATTAATATTTCAAGTTCCCTCTCAAAATGAAGCTGATCTTTTAGAAGCTCCAGGAGCTGAAAAACTTATTGGTCAAGGAGATATGATTTTCTATGGATCAAGTGATCAAGTATTAAAATTACAAGGATTTCATATTAGTGATGAAAAAATAGAGGAATTATTAAAAATATATAAATAA
- a CDS encoding DNA translocase FtsK has protein sequence MQNEFSKIEKLLEEILVEIKKVSGNLKNNTLSSVIIPEAEEKLYKQAIKLITEHESVSATLLQRKFRIGYASSARLLDKLEKGKFIGPANGAKPRKVLKKK, from the coding sequence ATGCAAAATGAATTTTCAAAAATAGAAAAATTACTAGAAGAAATTTTAGTAGAAATAAAAAAAGTATCAGGTAATTTAAAAAACAATACCCTATCATCTGTGATTATTCCTGAAGCGGAGGAAAAACTTTATAAACAAGCAATAAAGCTAATTACTGAACATGAATCTGTAAGCGCTACCTTATTACAAAGAAAATTTCGTATTGGCTATGCAAGCAGCGCTAGATTACTAGATAAATTAGAGAAAGGAAAATTTATTGGTCCGGCCAATGGTGCAAAACCAAGGAAGGTATTAAAAAAGAAATAA